Proteins found in one Nocardia brasiliensis ATCC 700358 genomic segment:
- a CDS encoding helix-turn-helix domain-containing protein, which produces MVEIDWTGEDVRALRAAMRRSRYEFARLVGVTPRTVVLWENGRTNRMHAASQRLLDKVVSDADPAVVARFERTVTAGRGSGFDLADSDPAPDPHTQLGRDIGLDKEVEDDDVRRRELLACIGAGLTGRAAELIASEPEKMLATLDAGSMSERRLGLLEHSAEELGKRVVHLPPHELLHPTLEQFRTVRGALAQRQATHHQVRLVRTAGRLANVVGEILFNEGHFGQARMWYGTAIHAAQDIGDRYSEDIALAGLAYLPTYSDKPKEVLNLLGGRLDDNPAHGPAAAWLWGMAARAHASLGNADQFTRCIEKSARALEDIDQQELTVGIFSYRPEKLAFYQAIGNARLGRAGETAKAAARALTLYDPRETMEPALVRFEHATALLTAGEIDEACSIATQAITGNNTYIGLTVTKRAKQFDTALSGFRGRAVTGWRQHARSVLEASRTRA; this is translated from the coding sequence ATGGTTGAGATCGACTGGACGGGCGAGGATGTCCGTGCGCTTCGCGCCGCGATGCGGCGAAGCCGGTACGAATTCGCGCGTCTGGTGGGCGTCACCCCGCGCACCGTTGTCCTGTGGGAAAACGGCCGGACGAATCGGATGCATGCCGCCAGCCAGCGTCTGCTGGACAAGGTCGTGTCCGATGCCGATCCGGCCGTCGTCGCGCGCTTCGAGCGGACTGTCACGGCAGGTCGGGGCTCCGGCTTCGACCTCGCGGACTCCGACCCGGCGCCCGATCCGCACACCCAGCTCGGTAGGGACATCGGGCTCGACAAGGAAGTCGAGGATGACGACGTGAGAAGGCGAGAGTTATTGGCCTGCATCGGCGCGGGCCTGACCGGCCGGGCCGCCGAGCTGATCGCGAGCGAGCCGGAGAAGATGCTGGCCACCCTGGATGCCGGGTCGATGAGCGAGCGGCGGCTCGGCTTGCTCGAGCACTCGGCCGAAGAACTCGGCAAACGGGTGGTGCATCTACCGCCGCACGAACTGCTGCACCCCACGCTGGAGCAGTTCCGCACGGTCCGTGGCGCGCTCGCCCAGCGGCAGGCGACCCATCACCAGGTCCGCCTGGTCCGCACGGCGGGGCGACTGGCCAACGTGGTCGGCGAAATCCTGTTCAACGAAGGACATTTCGGACAAGCCCGGATGTGGTACGGCACGGCGATCCATGCCGCGCAGGACATCGGCGACCGGTACTCGGAGGATATCGCGCTGGCCGGTCTCGCGTATCTGCCGACCTACAGCGACAAACCGAAGGAAGTGCTGAACCTGCTCGGCGGGCGGCTCGACGACAATCCGGCACACGGACCCGCGGCGGCCTGGCTGTGGGGAATGGCGGCCCGCGCGCACGCCAGCCTCGGAAATGCCGACCAGTTCACGCGGTGCATCGAGAAATCCGCGCGCGCATTGGAAGATATTGACCAGCAAGAACTTACGGTTGGCATTTTTTCTTATCGCCCGGAGAAACTCGCCTTCTATCAGGCGATCGGTAACGCGCGACTCGGCCGCGCCGGCGAAACCGCGAAAGCCGCGGCCCGCGCCCTCACCCTGTACGACCCGCGAGAAACAATGGAGCCCGCGCTCGTTCGCTTCGAGCACGCCACCGCGTTGCTGACCGCGGGTGAGATCGACGAAGCGTGTTCCATTGCGACACAAGCGATCACCGGGAACAACACCTATATCGGACTGACTGTCACCAAGCGCGCCAAGCAGTTCGACACCGCGCTGTCCGGCTTTCGCGGGCGCGCGGTCACCGGCTGGCGCCAGCACGCCCGGTCGGTGCTCGAGGCGTCCCGGACCAGGGCCTGA
- a CDS encoding MbtH family protein: MNNPFDNDDAQFYVLINADGEHSLWPIFAAVPGGWTIAYGAAARKACLHYVETHWTDMRPKSLIEAGSNETS; this comes from the coding sequence ATGAACAACCCCTTCGACAACGACGACGCCCAGTTCTACGTCTTGATCAATGCCGACGGCGAGCACTCGTTATGGCCTATTTTCGCCGCCGTACCGGGCGGCTGGACGATCGCCTACGGGGCCGCGGCCCGCAAAGCGTGCCTGCACTACGTCGAAACCCATTGGACCGATATGCGTCCCAAGTCACTCATCGAAGCCGGGTCGAACGAAACCTCCTGA
- the mftG gene encoding mycofactocin dehydrogenase MftG: MTDTLIVGGGTAGCVLAARLSEHPDHTVRLLEAGPVWRAPAEVPARLRDATRLPVEADAPWLWRYPIALAAADSAEQTGNIVRGRAIGGSSAVNGSYFVRAGPADFAAWSQVLNGANTWSFDAVLSAYRRSEHDLDFGDRRWHGRSGPIPVRRTADPIPLSEEFANACVVAGFPLLSDLNAPGATDGVGRVPCNIADGVRTSTALAYLLPALNRPNLTVHGDTSALRIVFRGTRAIGVDVLRAGRTETVWADRIVLSAGAIETAALLLRSGVGDAEQLRASGIPVVHPAPVGAWCTDHPEIGLEYRMPAPARAAVALEYALAVDDLEFRPYTVAFTPGTYRLGVALMRPESAGTVRLRAPDPATPPDIRLGYLRAERDRARLRTAVDLAMDLLHGMSAQPRTDPMPRTPAQADAWLRANLATSQHLSGTCRMGPPDDERAVVDERCRVHGVTGLSIVDLSVVPVPLSRGPQATVVMIAEHAATHLTP; the protein is encoded by the coding sequence ATGACCGACACGCTGATCGTCGGCGGCGGTACGGCGGGCTGTGTGCTCGCCGCGCGGCTGAGTGAACACCCGGACCACACCGTGCGGCTGCTCGAGGCAGGCCCGGTGTGGCGCGCACCCGCCGAGGTTCCGGCGCGACTGCGCGATGCCACGCGGCTGCCGGTCGAGGCGGACGCCCCGTGGTTGTGGCGCTATCCGATTGCGCTGGCTGCGGCGGACAGTGCCGAGCAGACCGGAAACATCGTGCGCGGCAGGGCGATCGGCGGTTCGAGCGCGGTGAACGGCAGCTATTTCGTGCGCGCCGGGCCCGCGGATTTCGCGGCGTGGAGCCAGGTACTGAATGGCGCGAACACTTGGTCCTTTGATGCGGTGCTGTCCGCGTATCGCCGCTCGGAACACGATCTGGATTTCGGTGACCGGCGCTGGCACGGCCGCTCCGGCCCGATTCCGGTGCGGCGCACCGCCGATCCGATACCGCTGAGCGAGGAATTCGCCAACGCCTGTGTGGTCGCGGGATTTCCGCTGCTTTCCGATTTGAACGCGCCCGGCGCCACCGACGGTGTGGGCCGGGTGCCGTGCAATATCGCCGACGGGGTGCGCACCAGTACCGCGCTCGCTTACCTGTTGCCCGCGCTGAATCGGCCGAATCTCACCGTGCACGGTGATACTTCGGCGCTTCGCATTGTTTTCCGGGGCACCCGTGCGATCGGCGTCGACGTGCTGCGCGCCGGTCGCACCGAAACGGTGTGGGCCGATCGGATCGTGCTCAGTGCGGGTGCGATCGAAACGGCGGCGCTGCTGCTGCGTTCGGGTGTCGGCGATGCCGAACAGCTCCGAGCGTCGGGAATTCCGGTGGTGCATCCGGCCCCGGTCGGCGCCTGGTGCACCGACCATCCAGAAATCGGTCTCGAATATCGCATGCCCGCACCGGCGCGGGCGGCCGTCGCGTTGGAATACGCACTGGCAGTGGACGACCTCGAATTCCGGCCTTATACGGTCGCTTTCACGCCGGGCACCTATCGGCTCGGGGTGGCGCTGATGCGACCGGAGTCCGCGGGCACGGTGCGGCTGCGTGCGCCCGACCCGGCGACCCCGCCGGATATCCGGCTCGGTTATCTACGCGCCGAGCGCGATCGCGCCCGGCTGCGCACCGCGGTCGACCTCGCGATGGACCTGCTGCACGGCATGTCGGCGCAACCGCGTACGGATCCGATGCCACGAACGCCCGCACAGGCCGATGCCTGGCTGCGCGCGAACCTGGCGACCTCGCAACACCTGTCGGGCACCTGCCGCATGGGCCCACCGGACGATGAGCGAGCGGTCGTGGACGAACGCTGCCGGGTGCACGGCGTCACCGGCCTTTCGATCGTCGACCTGTCCGTCGTCCCGGTGCCGCTGAGTCGTGGGCCGCAGGCGACGGTGGTGATGATCGCCGAACACGCCGCGACTCATCTCACCCCCTGA